From a single Crateriforma spongiae genomic region:
- a CDS encoding putative transporter: protein MSSIATAILILSFVAMIGICIGGITFRGIGIGSAGVLFAGIVVGHFGGTIDHDIAHFVKEFGLVLFVFTIGLQLGPGIIQLWRDQGLVLNAMALCIVVLGASLVIAFHYILDLIPLAAPGLFSGATTNTPSLGAAQGAANSLIEQNGIEGADVGTLASAYAVAYPGGIAGIIASMLILRRVFKVKVDDEVRQMDAENSSKTQAIHRRCIEVDNQRLSSMPFGEIPGVEETGVRISRIRPSDRDEVLVANDETRLNPGDIVSVVGTENDLNRFEPLIGHAVDVDLTQQESDVRFRKVFVTEPSVINQSLRDLSLDHLYAVSVTRIRRGGVEMTARGSTRFHYGDIAHLVGDEEAVDRVSKLLGNSVKAINETQFAPVFLGIAVGVLLGMIPIQIPGLPFPVKLGLAGGPLIAAISFSLIGRLGGLVWYIPYSANLSLRELGIILFLASAGLSAGETFFSIALTASGLKWMLAGIFVTMLPLLGVGALARKLLKINYLTICGVFAGSMTDPPALAFASSQADHDACATAYAAVYPLTMVLRIVAAQSLVYLLI, encoded by the coding sequence TTGTCTTCGATCGCTACGGCCATTTTGATTCTGTCGTTCGTCGCGATGATCGGCATCTGCATTGGTGGCATCACGTTTCGCGGGATCGGTATCGGATCGGCCGGCGTGCTGTTTGCCGGGATCGTGGTCGGCCACTTCGGCGGCACCATTGATCACGACATCGCCCACTTCGTCAAAGAATTCGGGCTTGTACTGTTCGTCTTCACGATCGGATTACAGTTGGGACCGGGGATCATCCAACTGTGGCGTGATCAGGGCCTGGTCCTAAACGCGATGGCGTTGTGCATCGTGGTGTTGGGTGCGTCGCTGGTGATCGCGTTTCACTACATTTTGGACCTGATCCCGCTGGCCGCACCGGGTTTGTTCAGCGGTGCAACGACCAATACACCATCCCTGGGTGCCGCACAGGGAGCGGCCAACTCACTGATCGAACAAAACGGGATTGAAGGCGCGGACGTGGGAACGCTGGCATCCGCTTACGCGGTGGCTTATCCCGGCGGCATCGCGGGAATCATCGCCAGCATGCTGATTTTGCGACGGGTGTTCAAAGTCAAGGTGGACGATGAAGTCCGACAAATGGATGCCGAAAACAGTTCCAAGACTCAAGCGATCCACCGTCGCTGTATCGAAGTCGACAATCAGCGTTTGTCTTCAATGCCATTCGGGGAAATTCCCGGTGTGGAAGAAACCGGCGTCCGGATTTCGCGCATCCGTCCGTCCGATCGTGATGAGGTTTTGGTGGCCAACGATGAAACTCGTTTGAATCCCGGCGACATCGTTTCGGTCGTGGGGACCGAAAACGATTTGAACCGATTCGAACCTTTGATCGGACACGCGGTCGATGTCGACCTGACTCAACAAGAAAGCGATGTTCGCTTTCGCAAGGTATTCGTCACCGAGCCATCGGTCATCAACCAATCGCTTCGTGACTTGTCACTGGACCACTTGTACGCCGTTTCGGTGACTCGGATTCGCCGGGGCGGGGTGGAAATGACCGCTCGTGGATCGACGCGTTTTCACTATGGCGATATCGCGCACTTGGTTGGTGATGAAGAAGCGGTCGATCGCGTTTCCAAACTGCTCGGCAATTCGGTCAAAGCAATTAACGAAACGCAATTCGCCCCGGTGTTTCTGGGGATCGCTGTCGGCGTATTGCTGGGCATGATTCCGATCCAAATCCCTGGGTTGCCGTTTCCAGTGAAGCTGGGTTTGGCAGGCGGACCGCTGATCGCCGCGATCAGTTTCAGCTTGATCGGACGCCTGGGCGGGCTGGTTTGGTACATCCCCTATTCGGCCAACCTATCGCTACGTGAATTGGGCATCATCCTGTTCTTGGCCAGCGCGGGCCTGTCGGCCGGCGAAACTTTCTTTTCGATCGCTTTGACGGCCAGCGGGCTGAAGTGGATGCTGGCGGGAATCTTCGTGACGATGCTGCCGCTTCTTGGTGTCGGTGCATTGGCAAGAAAACTGCTGAAGATCAACTATCTGACGATTTGCGGCGTCTTTGCCGGCAGCATGACGGACCCGCCGGCGCTGGCGTTTGCCAGTTCGCAAGCGGACCATGATGCCTGCGCGACCGCCTATGCCGCGGTGTATCCGTTGACCATGGTGTTGCGGATCGTCGCCGCACAGAGCTTGGTCTATCTGCTGATCTGA
- a CDS encoding outer membrane protein assembly factor BamB family protein, translating into MIRNLASLRATAALLCGFLFAGNLWAEHRVLLQGDGRLVIVEPDGSLSWQMPWGAIHDIHRLENGRILTRRGKAEVVEIDPDSRQVVWSYDSAAANGNAGKRVEVHAFERLPGGHTMIAESGTARIVEVNREGEIQREIPLVVDHPNAHSDTRLVRRTPDDDYLVAHEADGKVRQYDRETGEVVWDYSVPLFGKQPAKGHGPDAFGNRLFAALRLPDGNTLIATGNGHGVIEVTPDKEIVWELHQDDLPGIRLAWVTTLEVLPSGHLVIGNCHAGPGQPLLVQIDRETKEVVWTLDRFDDFGNAVSNSQLLDLAGQTIR; encoded by the coding sequence ATGATTCGAAATCTGGCTTCGCTCCGCGCCACCGCCGCGCTGCTGTGCGGTTTTCTGTTTGCGGGAAATCTGTGGGCCGAACATCGGGTGCTGTTGCAGGGCGATGGGCGGTTGGTCATCGTCGAACCCGATGGCAGCCTATCCTGGCAGATGCCTTGGGGAGCGATCCACGACATTCATCGCTTGGAAAATGGACGGATTCTGACCCGTCGTGGGAAAGCCGAGGTCGTGGAAATCGATCCCGATTCACGCCAAGTCGTCTGGTCCTATGACTCCGCCGCGGCGAATGGCAACGCGGGAAAGCGTGTGGAAGTCCATGCGTTTGAGCGGCTGCCCGGTGGTCATACGATGATCGCCGAGTCGGGAACGGCGCGCATCGTCGAGGTGAATCGTGAAGGTGAAATCCAACGCGAAATTCCGTTGGTCGTCGATCATCCCAATGCCCACAGCGATACCCGACTGGTTCGCCGAACGCCCGACGACGATTACTTGGTCGCCCATGAAGCCGACGGCAAAGTCAGGCAGTATGACCGGGAAACCGGTGAAGTGGTTTGGGATTACTCGGTTCCTCTGTTCGGCAAACAGCCGGCCAAGGGACATGGCCCGGATGCGTTCGGCAACCGACTGTTCGCCGCGCTGCGTCTGCCCGACGGGAACACCTTGATCGCCACCGGAAACGGACACGGCGTCATCGAAGTCACGCCCGACAAGGAAATCGTCTGGGAATTGCACCAGGACGATTTACCCGGCATTCGCCTGGCCTGGGTCACCACGTTGGAAGTCCTGCCGAGTGGGCATTTGGTGATTGGCAATTGTCACGCAGGACCGGGCCAGCCGTTGTTGGTCCAGATCGACCGCGAAACTAAGGAAGTCGTTTGGACATTGGACCGTTTTGACGACTTCGGCAACGCGGTATCCAATTCGCAACTGCTGGACCTTGCCGGCCAAACGATTCGTTAA
- a CDS encoding DUF1559 domain-containing protein: MRNSLRRSGFTLVELLVVIAIIGVLVGLLLPAVQSAREAARRMACSNNFKQMGIALHNYHSTFKSFPQQMGGSHYTHTADSRVTQRLYLSGLVALTPFIEQQPLWDTISNPYDRNQDGVWDPGYDFPAMGPGPWWTSYPPWMTNVSTLRCPSDTGVGSPALGRSNFAFCVGDNIQLVHSGGRNERGVYQSGDINSSGANIKSRGTGESSSWSSLAKERNRGMFWSRHRTRMRDCVDGLSNTIAMGEIATTVGQNEIISELRLNVGTDVLTDPSYCNGGVDPLRPEFWLPNSAFAGNMGTGNQIRGGRWADGRIQYTSFQTIKPPNSFNCFAGNDASQGISSASSRHPGGCHVVMGDGAVQFISEGIDTGNQNAPPAYGGQPSAYGVWGAMGTRSSRETVELPF, translated from the coding sequence ATGAGGAATTCTCTGCGCCGGAGCGGTTTTACGCTCGTCGAATTGTTGGTCGTCATTGCGATCATTGGGGTGCTTGTCGGCTTGCTTTTACCAGCAGTTCAATCCGCTCGCGAAGCCGCCCGGCGAATGGCTTGCAGCAATAATTTCAAACAGATGGGAATTGCACTTCACAATTACCATTCGACATTCAAGAGCTTTCCGCAACAAATGGGCGGAAGCCACTACACTCACACCGCTGATTCTCGGGTAACGCAGCGGTTGTATCTCAGTGGGCTTGTTGCGTTGACTCCCTTTATTGAGCAGCAACCACTGTGGGACACCATCAGCAATCCCTATGACCGCAATCAAGACGGAGTATGGGATCCGGGATATGATTTCCCTGCGATGGGCCCTGGTCCGTGGTGGACCTCTTATCCGCCATGGATGACGAACGTTTCGACACTTCGATGCCCGAGTGACACAGGCGTCGGCAGCCCCGCGCTTGGCAGATCCAACTTTGCGTTCTGCGTGGGTGACAACATCCAATTGGTACACTCCGGCGGCAGAAACGAACGAGGTGTCTATCAAAGCGGCGACATCAATTCGTCTGGGGCTAACATTAAATCGCGTGGCACAGGCGAAAGCAGCAGTTGGTCGTCGTTGGCAAAAGAACGCAATCGCGGCATGTTTTGGTCACGCCACCGAACCCGAATGCGTGATTGCGTGGACGGCTTATCGAATACCATTGCAATGGGTGAGATCGCCACTACCGTCGGGCAAAACGAGATCATTTCCGAATTGCGTTTGAATGTGGGAACGGATGTATTGACGGATCCCTCGTATTGCAATGGTGGTGTCGATCCGCTTCGCCCCGAGTTTTGGCTTCCAAATTCCGCATTCGCCGGAAACATGGGAACCGGAAACCAGATTCGAGGGGGCCGTTGGGCCGATGGCCGAATTCAATACACGTCGTTCCAGACGATCAAACCACCGAATTCGTTTAACTGCTTCGCAGGAAACGATGCCTCGCAAGGGATATCATCGGCCAGCAGTCGCCACCCTGGCGGTTGCCATGTGGTGATGGGAGACGGTGCGGTTCAGTTCATCAGTGAAGGAATCGACACCGGCAATCAAAACGCTCCTCCCGCGTATGGCGGACAACCATCGGCTTACGGTGTCTGGGGCGCTATGGGAACTCGATCGTCAAGAGAGACCGTGGAGCTTCCTTTCTGA
- a CDS encoding HAD family hydrolase yields MKLTPLHIALALVVAIRSIGPHAVSADDPLPSWNDTDTKTSITSFVQRVTDPDSTDFVEPALRIATFDNDGTLWSEQPFYFQLAFAFDRVKAMAPKHPDWKHTQPFQAVLEGDMKTVMAGGKESLLKIMATTHAGMTSAEFEALAYDWIQTAKHPKTGRLYKDMVYQPMLELLTYLRSNGFKTFIVSGGGIDFMRPWTMETYGIPPEQVVGSSIKTKYQLRDGKPAILRMSDIDFIDDKEGKPIGIHSHIGRRPIFAAGNSDGDWQMLQYATMDHSPSFGLIVHHTDADREWAYDRQSAIGKLDKALDDAPKQGWTVVDMKHDWKQIYPK; encoded by the coding sequence ATGAAATTGACTCCATTGCACATCGCCCTTGCCCTGGTCGTGGCGATCCGTTCGATCGGTCCTCATGCCGTATCGGCTGACGATCCGCTTCCGTCCTGGAATGACACCGACACCAAAACGTCGATCACGAGCTTTGTTCAGCGAGTGACAGATCCTGATAGCACCGATTTCGTCGAACCGGCCCTGCGCATCGCCACCTTCGATAACGACGGAACACTGTGGTCGGAACAGCCGTTCTACTTCCAATTGGCTTTTGCGTTTGATCGTGTCAAAGCCATGGCTCCGAAGCATCCCGATTGGAAGCACACTCAGCCATTCCAAGCGGTCCTCGAAGGCGACATGAAGACCGTCATGGCCGGTGGTAAAGAGTCCCTGCTGAAAATCATGGCCACCACTCACGCCGGAATGACGTCGGCCGAATTTGAGGCTCTTGCCTATGATTGGATCCAGACGGCCAAACACCCCAAGACGGGTCGCCTCTACAAAGACATGGTCTATCAACCGATGCTTGAATTGCTGACCTACCTGCGGTCCAACGGATTCAAAACCTTTATCGTCTCCGGCGGCGGTATTGATTTCATGCGTCCCTGGACCATGGAAACCTATGGCATTCCGCCGGAACAAGTGGTCGGCAGCAGCATCAAAACCAAGTATCAGCTTCGTGACGGCAAGCCCGCGATCCTGCGCATGTCCGATATCGACTTTATCGATGACAAAGAAGGCAAGCCCATCGGGATTCACTCCCATATCGGACGCCGTCCCATTTTCGCCGCCGGCAACAGCGACGGGGATTGGCAAATGCTGCAGTACGCCACCATGGACCATTCGCCCAGTTTCGGCCTGATCGTGCACCATACGGACGCCGATCGTGAATGGGCCTACGATCGCCAATCCGCAATCGGCAAATTGGACAAGGCTTTGGACGACGCCCCCAAACAAGGATGGACCGTGGTCGACATGAAGCATGACTGGAAACAGATTTATCCAAAGTAA
- a CDS encoding undecaprenyl-phosphate glucose phosphotransferase, whose protein sequence is MSSIRAHRHWWDFLQPTFDAIAIVLSAALVKWAVKGVIDDKVVIAGMIATVVFLLLSQLTGLQRKFGSGSADNEMSGLAVTWTLTVLVMSMIAFATRYGQEFARSVILAWIIVAPSMIGFFRMSIRLVQNAMNRRGIGVRRVAIAGFNQLGLRTAHNIEQDPSIGFRMVGFYDDRKHVRPDDTDKDAKPMDASGPESEQPLSADHPLHGGLDALVAAAKAGEIDTVLITLPMRAEARIRGLLDQLSDTTASVYIVPDFFVFELLHSRWTNMGGLPAVSVFENPLFGVDGIAKRLFDVTVACAALLCAAVPMTLIAIAVKVTSRGPVFFRQKRYGLDGKEILVWKFRSMRTCDNGPVVKQATKDDPRITPLGGILRKTSLDELPQLFNVIDGSMSLVGPRPHATAHNEQYRGQIRGYMLRHKIKPGITGLAQVNGCRGETETIDKMEKRVHFDHQYIRSWSIWLDLKIMFKTLLVVWTQPEAR, encoded by the coding sequence ATGAGTTCGATTCGGGCACACCGTCACTGGTGGGATTTTCTACAACCGACGTTCGATGCGATCGCCATCGTTTTGTCTGCCGCACTTGTCAAGTGGGCCGTCAAGGGTGTCATCGATGACAAGGTCGTCATTGCGGGGATGATCGCGACCGTCGTGTTTTTGCTGCTGTCGCAGCTGACGGGGCTGCAACGCAAGTTCGGATCGGGGTCCGCCGACAACGAAATGTCGGGCTTGGCGGTGACATGGACGCTGACCGTCTTGGTCATGTCGATGATCGCCTTTGCAACACGTTACGGCCAAGAATTCGCTCGCTCGGTGATCCTGGCATGGATCATCGTCGCGCCGTCAATGATCGGGTTCTTTCGAATGTCGATCCGGTTGGTGCAAAACGCGATGAACCGTCGCGGGATCGGCGTGCGGCGTGTGGCGATTGCCGGCTTCAATCAATTGGGGCTGCGCACCGCACACAACATAGAACAAGATCCGTCGATCGGTTTTCGCATGGTCGGCTTTTATGACGACCGAAAACATGTGCGTCCGGACGACACCGACAAAGACGCCAAGCCGATGGATGCATCCGGTCCCGAATCGGAGCAACCACTGTCGGCCGATCACCCGCTTCACGGCGGATTGGATGCATTGGTCGCCGCAGCCAAGGCTGGCGAAATCGATACCGTCCTGATCACGTTGCCGATGCGGGCCGAAGCCCGAATCCGCGGTCTTCTGGATCAGCTAAGCGATACCACGGCATCGGTCTACATCGTGCCCGACTTCTTTGTGTTTGAACTCTTGCATTCCCGCTGGACCAACATGGGCGGTCTTCCGGCGGTCAGCGTTTTTGAAAACCCGCTGTTCGGTGTCGACGGCATCGCGAAACGACTGTTCGATGTCACCGTCGCCTGTGCCGCGCTGCTATGTGCCGCGGTGCCCATGACGTTGATTGCGATTGCGGTGAAAGTGACATCGCGAGGCCCGGTCTTCTTTCGCCAAAAACGATACGGCTTGGACGGCAAGGAAATCTTGGTCTGGAAATTCCGCAGCATGCGGACCTGTGACAACGGCCCGGTGGTCAAGCAAGCCACCAAAGACGATCCTCGGATCACGCCGCTGGGCGGGATCCTACGGAAAACCAGCCTGGACGAATTGCCGCAATTGTTCAATGTCATCGACGGCAGCATGTCCCTGGTCGGCCCGCGTCCCCATGCCACGGCGCACAACGAACAATACCGCGGCCAAATCCGCGGCTACATGCTGCGACACAAGATCAAGCCGGGGATCACAGGATTGGCGCAAGTCAACGGATGCCGCGGTGAAACGGAAACCATCGACAAGATGGAAAAACGCGTGCACTTTGACCACCAATACATCCGATCCTGGTCGATCTGGTTGGACCTGAAAATCATGTTCAAGACACTGCTGGTGGTCTGGACTCAACCAGAAGCCCGCTAG
- the nadC gene encoding carboxylating nicotinate-nucleotide diphosphorylase, with product MSDDAPSNPTDAGEGKNPPVAPEYAAVVPDETMENDLRQLVRLAIAEDLGRSVDWTTVCLIGEETCGQCSIVPRAPGVAAGMVLVPWILDEFDADIDHECHIKDGQPLVPGQKIVTLSGNARDLLTSERVVLNILCKLCGIATKTREFVQAIEGHHAKVYDTRKTTPGWRRLEKYAVRMGGGQNHRTGLFDGFLIKDNHLALGGGPGTPLDPADAVRKALQWRSGRINQLPAPDIVEIEVDRLDQLQAVLPAGPDIVLVDNFTLDQLRQAVAMRNQLNPSVQLEASGNVRIDTIGEIAATGVDRISSGALTHRAMWLDLGLDWLPPQAS from the coding sequence ATGTCCGACGACGCCCCCAGCAATCCAACCGACGCCGGTGAAGGCAAAAACCCACCGGTTGCACCGGAGTACGCGGCGGTCGTGCCCGATGAGACGATGGAAAACGATCTGCGGCAACTGGTCCGACTGGCAATCGCCGAGGATCTGGGCCGATCGGTCGACTGGACCACGGTCTGTCTGATCGGCGAAGAAACATGCGGTCAATGCTCCATCGTCCCGCGTGCCCCCGGGGTCGCTGCCGGAATGGTGTTGGTCCCCTGGATCTTGGATGAATTTGATGCCGACATCGATCACGAGTGTCACATCAAAGACGGACAACCGCTGGTCCCAGGACAAAAGATCGTGACGTTGTCAGGCAACGCACGTGATTTGTTGACCAGCGAACGCGTCGTCCTGAACATCCTGTGCAAGCTGTGCGGGATCGCAACCAAGACCCGCGAATTTGTCCAAGCCATCGAAGGCCACCACGCAAAAGTTTATGACACACGCAAGACAACACCGGGATGGCGTCGCCTGGAAAAGTACGCCGTTCGAATGGGCGGCGGCCAAAACCATCGCACCGGACTGTTCGACGGTTTTTTGATCAAAGACAACCACCTTGCTTTGGGTGGCGGTCCGGGTACGCCACTGGATCCCGCTGACGCGGTGCGCAAAGCACTGCAGTGGCGCTCCGGACGCATCAACCAGTTGCCAGCCCCCGACATCGTCGAAATCGAAGTCGATCGCTTGGATCAGTTGCAAGCAGTCTTGCCGGCCGGCCCCGATATCGTCCTGGTCGACAACTTCACCCTGGACCAGTTGCGTCAGGCGGTCGCGATGCGTAACCAGTTGAACCCTTCCGTTCAGCTGGAAGCATCGGGGAACGTCAGGATCGACACGATCGGCGAAATCGCTGCGACCGGCGTGGACCGAATCAGCAGTGGTGCATTGACCCACCGCGCCATGTGGTTGGACCTGGGATTGGATTGGTTGCCGCCACAGGCAAGCTAG
- a CDS encoding ComEA family DNA-binding protein, with the protein MRQNHLDESNRVREVAEDPLANESVIDEKITPPLATDPVRRQLTVMLVLLAATLTAAWCFRPQSPAPVGDTSRASNAPAWPDEKTQRTGLVIDLNEAPLRELNLLPGVGPVLAGRILSDRQARGPFSDLNDLARVSGIGPKTIERIRPYAVAQAASGSATADSPVPDGFVAAHP; encoded by the coding sequence GTGCGGCAGAATCATCTTGACGAATCGAACCGTGTTCGCGAAGTGGCGGAAGATCCGCTCGCGAATGAAAGCGTCATCGATGAAAAGATAACGCCTCCGCTGGCCACCGATCCGGTCCGCCGCCAATTGACCGTGATGCTGGTTTTGCTGGCGGCGACGTTGACCGCGGCCTGGTGCTTTCGACCGCAGTCCCCTGCCCCGGTTGGTGACACGTCCCGAGCGTCGAATGCGCCGGCTTGGCCGGACGAGAAAACCCAGCGAACGGGGCTGGTCATTGATTTAAACGAGGCGCCGCTGCGGGAGCTGAATTTGTTGCCGGGGGTCGGTCCCGTTCTGGCCGGCCGCATTTTGTCGGATCGTCAGGCTCGCGGGCCATTTTCCGATTTGAACGATCTGGCGCGGGTGTCCGGGATTGGTCCCAAGACAATTGAGCGGATTCGCCCCTATGCTGTCGCTCAGGCGGCGTCTGGTTCGGCAACTGCCGATTCTCCTGTGCCCGACGGCTTCGTCGCCGCCCATCCTTAG
- the uvrB gene encoding excinuclease ABC subunit UvrB, with amino-acid sequence MTTDSSTDSTAKLPRADFHLACPFPPAGDQPQAIEKLTRGFESGRDSQVLLGATGTGKTYTMANVIANVGRPAIVLSHNKTLAAQLYAEFKEFFPENAVHYFVSYYDYYQPEAYIPQRDVYIEKDASINEEIDRLRLATTSSLVSRRDVVIVASVSSIYGLGSPEDYKQLIVGLRVGENTRRDHLLLKLVDIQYDRNDVAFERGKFRVRGDSIELWPSYEEFAYRIEMWGDEIEKISIIKPVSGEVIKVVDQLYIYPAKHFVMPEDRIQRALRVIREELAQQLETFQKQGKLLEAQRLSARTKFDLEMLAEVGHCPGIENYSRPLSGKPPGATPDTLYDFFPKDFITFIDESHVTVPQVRAMYAGDRSRKLTLVDHGFRLPSALDNRPLKFEEWEQRNHQICFVSATPAEYELGRTRGEVVEQIIRPTGLLDPVVEVVSARGQVAHLLEEIRDRAAKNERVLVTALTKRLAEDLSTFLQEQNVRCRWLHSELNAFERVDLLQELRSGVFDCLVGVNLLREGLDLPEVSLVAILDADKEGFLRSETSLVQTIGRAARNANSKVILYADKVTEAMQLAIDETERRRKLQIEYNREHGIVPKTVLKTIRPGIESEAAKHRRTTAAAKEEEEAVYITIEYVDALEQEMLAAAEDLEFERAAALRDRVMQLKDNIGKPLSEIEQDSSGSGNVGRQRKRRKGQRQGSGRTKVPRPKRG; translated from the coding sequence ATGACCACTGATTCGTCGACCGATTCCACTGCCAAGCTGCCCCGCGCCGATTTCCATTTGGCGTGTCCTTTCCCGCCGGCCGGTGATCAACCGCAAGCGATCGAGAAGCTGACGCGAGGGTTTGAAAGTGGTCGAGATTCGCAGGTTCTGTTGGGAGCGACGGGCACGGGGAAGACTTACACCATGGCCAACGTGATTGCCAACGTCGGCCGGCCTGCGATCGTCTTGAGTCACAACAAAACGCTGGCGGCCCAGTTGTATGCCGAGTTCAAGGAGTTTTTTCCTGAGAACGCGGTCCACTACTTCGTCAGCTACTACGACTATTACCAACCCGAGGCCTACATCCCCCAACGTGACGTCTACATCGAAAAGGATGCGTCGATCAATGAGGAGATCGATCGTTTGCGGCTGGCGACGACCAGTTCGCTGGTCAGCCGCCGGGATGTTGTGATCGTCGCCTCGGTCAGCAGTATCTACGGCTTGGGTTCGCCGGAAGATTACAAGCAACTGATCGTGGGATTGCGTGTCGGTGAAAACACGCGACGCGATCATCTGCTGTTGAAGCTGGTCGACATCCAGTACGACCGCAACGACGTCGCCTTTGAACGTGGCAAGTTTCGAGTGCGGGGCGATTCGATCGAGCTGTGGCCCAGCTATGAAGAATTCGCCTATCGCATTGAAATGTGGGGCGATGAAATCGAAAAGATCAGCATCATCAAGCCAGTCAGCGGCGAAGTCATCAAGGTCGTTGATCAGCTTTATATCTATCCGGCCAAGCACTTTGTGATGCCGGAGGATCGCATTCAACGCGCATTGCGTGTGATTCGCGAAGAGCTGGCGCAACAGTTGGAGACGTTTCAAAAGCAGGGCAAGCTGTTGGAAGCCCAGCGGTTGTCAGCCCGGACCAAGTTCGATTTGGAAATGTTGGCCGAAGTTGGGCATTGCCCAGGGATCGAAAACTACAGCCGCCCGTTGTCGGGCAAGCCACCGGGGGCGACCCCCGATACGTTGTACGATTTCTTTCCCAAGGACTTCATCACCTTTATCGACGAATCGCACGTGACCGTTCCTCAAGTTCGGGCGATGTATGCCGGCGACCGCAGCCGCAAGTTGACGCTGGTGGATCACGGATTTCGGTTGCCCAGTGCGCTGGACAACCGGCCGCTGAAGTTCGAGGAATGGGAACAGCGGAATCACCAGATTTGTTTCGTCAGCGCGACGCCGGCCGAATATGAACTGGGGCGAACCCGCGGCGAGGTGGTCGAACAAATCATTCGGCCGACTGGATTGTTGGATCCGGTGGTCGAGGTGGTTTCCGCTCGCGGCCAGGTTGCTCATTTGTTGGAGGAAATTCGCGACCGAGCGGCCAAGAACGAACGTGTCTTGGTGACGGCGTTGACCAAACGCCTGGCCGAAGACCTTTCCACATTCTTGCAAGAACAGAACGTGCGGTGTCGATGGCTGCACAGTGAATTGAACGCGTTCGAACGCGTGGATTTGTTGCAGGAGCTTCGCAGCGGCGTGTTCGATTGTCTGGTCGGCGTGAACTTGTTGCGCGAAGGCTTGGATTTGCCCGAGGTTTCCTTGGTCGCGATTTTGGATGCCGACAAAGAAGGTTTCCTGCGCAGCGAGACATCGCTGGTTCAAACGATCGGTCGTGCCGCTCGGAATGCCAATTCAAAGGTCATTTTGTACGCCGACAAAGTCACCGAAGCGATGCAGCTTGCGATCGACGAAACGGAACGACGCCGCAAATTGCAGATCGAATACAACCGCGAGCATGGGATTGTCCCCAAGACCGTTTTGAAAACGATCCGGCCGGGAATCGAATCCGAAGCGGCCAAGCACCGCAGAACCACGGCGGCGGCCAAAGAGGAAGAAGAAGCCGTTTACATCACGATCGAGTATGTCGACGCGCTGGAGCAAGAGATGCTGGCGGCAGCGGAAGACTTGGAATTCGAGCGTGCCGCGGCGTTGCGGGATCGCGTGATGCAGCTGAAAGACAACATCGGAAAACCGCTGTCGGAGATCGAACAGGATTCGTCCGGTTCGGGCAATGTCGGACGTCAGCGGAAACGTCGCAAAGGTCAACGCCAAGGATCGGGCCGGACAAAGGTGCCGCGGCCCAAGCGTGGATGA